The window CTCAAGGGAGGGCCGACAACACAGTCGGTGCTCATGAAACGGTTGCCAATGCGGATGGTCAACGGACCCGCCACCGGGCGCTCTTCCTTCCGCTCATCCGCATAGGAGACGATCACAGTTCGGCGTATCTCCAGGCCCAGCCGCTCAACCACGTTCTGCGGCAGGACCAGCATGACGGCGCCGGTATCGACAATCGCCTCAAGACTGGAACGACGAATAGCAGACTCCTCGCCATAGCCCCGTTCAAAGACAGCACGGTCGTTGGGATTTTCAAGCGTGACATTGACGCTAATCTCTCCCATGTCGTCCTCCTGCTGAGGCCCGTATAAGACAGCCTATCTTTCTTGACGCCAGATGTCCTCAGGCGTCAACCGTCTCGCCCGACAGCGCCACCCCATCCAGATGGCTGGTATCGTTCACATAATGGATCAGCGCGCCGCCGTCCGCGCTCAGGGTCACCTTGCTCAGGCCGGTGTTGCCGATT is drawn from Desulfurellaceae bacterium and contains these coding sequences:
- a CDS encoding aspartyl protease family protein, producing the protein MGEISVNVTLENPNDRAVFERGYGEESAIRRSSLEAIVDTGAVMLVLPQNVVERLGLEIRRTVIVSYADERKEERPVAGPLTIRIGNRFMSTDCVVGPPLSEPLIGQIVLEALDLIADCTNRTLTPRPESPDYPLLKLK